A window of the Bradyrhizobium ottawaense genome harbors these coding sequences:
- the uvrB gene encoding excinuclease ABC subunit UvrB, which translates to MAKNPGTPKKPAKTPKSKAHRPDVQPIGPALAELLNPALNRGDAGMGSGTGLQPPPDNSWDRRAGGEAAAHRARASTRGTNEGVAKRDAQGFDEAPQSEFKSPNYGTSATIPTLDPELARQLGLPTAEDDDEALARPPRSKMEAFGVKATADALENLIRDGRPEFKGDDGQVRIWTPHRPPRPEKSEGGVRFVIKSEYEPKGDQPTAIKELVEGIARNDRTQVLLGVTGSGKTYTMAKVIEATQRPAIILAPNKTLAAQLYGEFKSFFPDNAVEYFVSYYDYYQPEAYVPRTDTYIEKDSSINEQIDRMRHSATRALLERDDVIIVASVSCIYGIGSVETYTAMTFALKKGERIDQRQLIADLVALQYKRTQADFTRGTFRVRGDVIDIFPAHYEDRAWRVNLFGDTVENIEEFDPLTGHRQDDLEFIKIYANSHYVTPRPTLVQAIKSIKGELKLRLDELNKHGRLLEAQRLEQRTTFDLEMMEATGSCAGIENYSRYLTGRRPGEPPPTLFEYVPDNALVFADESHVTVPQIGGMFKGDFRRKATLAEYGFRLPSCMDNRPLRFEEWDMMRPQSVAVSATPSGWELNESGGVFVEQVIRPTGLIDPPVNIRPARTQVDDLVGEVRATAQAGYRSLVTVLTKRMAEDLTEYLHEQGIRVRYMHSDIDTIERIEIIRDLRLGAFDALVGINLLREGLDIPECALVAILDADKEGFLRSETSLIQTIGRAARNVDGKVILYADQMTGSMERAIAETDRRREKQVEYNTAHNITPESIKKSIGDIMNSVYERDHVLVEIGDGGMADDVISIGHNFEAVLGDLETRMREAAADLNFEEAARLRDEVKRLRATELAVVDDPTIKQRGVAAKAGAYAGTKKYGDAANLPASAMKKKGGFSSPSPGGGRGEQSSLSGSRAAGARGGVKGAGGPSTSKVHKPHLDEMHGPESLPFRPEGAKPRKPELGGGSKIFQPTDSRQSGPEFGPTPRSSGGAPGHRGGWKKR; encoded by the coding sequence ATGGCGAAGAACCCCGGCACTCCCAAAAAACCCGCGAAAACCCCGAAATCCAAAGCACACCGGCCCGACGTGCAGCCGATCGGCCCGGCGCTGGCGGAACTGCTCAATCCCGCACTCAACCGCGGCGATGCCGGCATGGGCTCGGGCACCGGCCTGCAGCCGCCGCCGGACAATTCCTGGGATCGCCGCGCCGGCGGCGAGGCCGCCGCGCACCGCGCGCGGGCTTCGACGCGGGGAACCAACGAAGGTGTCGCCAAGCGCGATGCGCAAGGTTTTGACGAGGCGCCGCAAAGCGAATTCAAGTCGCCGAATTACGGGACGTCGGCGACGATCCCGACGCTCGACCCCGAACTGGCGCGGCAGCTGGGCCTGCCGACCGCGGAGGACGATGACGAGGCGCTGGCGCGCCCCCCGCGCAGCAAGATGGAAGCCTTTGGCGTCAAGGCCACCGCCGACGCGCTGGAGAATTTGATCCGCGACGGCCGCCCGGAATTCAAGGGCGACGACGGCCAGGTACGAATCTGGACGCCGCACCGGCCGCCGCGCCCGGAGAAATCCGAAGGCGGCGTGCGCTTCGTGATCAAGTCCGAATACGAGCCGAAGGGCGACCAGCCGACCGCGATCAAGGAACTGGTCGAGGGCATCGCGCGCAACGACCGCACCCAGGTTCTGCTCGGCGTCACCGGCAGCGGCAAGACCTACACCATGGCCAAGGTGATCGAAGCGACGCAGCGGCCGGCCATTATTCTGGCGCCGAACAAGACGCTGGCGGCGCAGCTCTATGGTGAGTTCAAGAGTTTTTTCCCCGACAATGCGGTGGAATATTTCGTCTCCTATTACGACTACTACCAGCCCGAGGCCTATGTGCCGCGGACCGACACCTATATCGAGAAGGATTCCTCGATCAACGAGCAGATCGACCGCATGCGCCACTCGGCGACGCGCGCGCTCTTGGAACGCGACGACGTCATCATCGTCGCCTCGGTGTCCTGCATCTACGGCATCGGCTCGGTCGAGACCTATACCGCGATGACGTTCGCGCTGAAGAAGGGCGAGCGCATCGACCAGCGGCAACTGATCGCCGACCTCGTCGCGCTGCAGTACAAGCGAACGCAGGCGGATTTCACCCGCGGCACCTTCCGGGTCCGCGGCGACGTCATCGACATCTTCCCGGCGCATTATGAAGACCGCGCCTGGCGCGTGAACCTGTTCGGCGACACCGTGGAGAATATCGAGGAGTTCGATCCGCTCACCGGCCACCGCCAGGACGATCTCGAATTCATCAAGATCTACGCCAACTCGCACTATGTGACGCCGCGGCCGACCCTGGTGCAGGCGATCAAGTCGATCAAGGGCGAGTTGAAGCTGCGGTTGGACGAACTCAACAAACACGGCCGCCTGCTGGAAGCGCAGCGGCTGGAACAGCGCACCACCTTCGATCTCGAAATGATGGAAGCCACCGGAAGCTGCGCCGGCATCGAAAACTATTCGCGCTACCTCACCGGCCGCCGCCCCGGCGAACCGCCGCCGACCCTGTTCGAATATGTCCCCGACAACGCGCTGGTGTTCGCCGACGAAAGCCATGTCACGGTGCCGCAGATTGGCGGCATGTTCAAAGGCGACTTCCGCCGCAAGGCAACGCTCGCCGAATACGGCTTTCGCCTGCCCTCCTGCATGGACAACCGTCCGCTGCGCTTTGAAGAGTGGGATATGATGCGCCCGCAATCGGTCGCGGTGTCGGCGACCCCGAGCGGCTGGGAGCTGAACGAAAGCGGCGGCGTGTTCGTCGAGCAGGTGATCCGCCCCACCGGCCTGATCGATCCGCCCGTCAACATTCGCCCCGCGCGCACCCAGGTGGACGACCTCGTCGGCGAAGTCCGCGCCACCGCGCAGGCCGGCTACCGCTCGCTGGTCACGGTGCTGACAAAGCGGATGGCGGAAGACCTCACCGAATACCTGCACGAGCAAGGTATCCGTGTCAGGTACATGCACAGCGATATCGACACCATCGAGCGCATCGAGATTATCCGGGATCTCCGGCTCGGCGCATTCGACGCGCTGGTCGGCATCAACCTGCTGCGCGAAGGCCTCGACATTCCCGAATGCGCGCTGGTCGCGATCCTCGACGCCGACAAGGAAGGTTTTTTGCGCAGCGAGACCTCGCTGATCCAGACCATCGGCCGCGCCGCGCGCAACGTCGACGGCAAGGTGATCCTCTATGCCGACCAGATGACCGGCTCGATGGAACGCGCCATCGCCGAGACCGACCGCCGCCGCGAAAAGCAGGTCGAATACAACACCGCGCACAACATCACGCCGGAGAGCATCAAGAAGTCGATCGGCGACATCATGAACTCCGTCTACGAGCGCGACCACGTGCTGGTTGAGATCGGCGACGGCGGCATGGCCGACGACGTTATCTCGATCGGCCACAATTTCGAGGCGGTGCTGGGCGATCTCGAAACCCGCATGCGCGAGGCCGCCGCCGACCTGAACTTCGAGGAAGCCGCCCGTCTGCGCGACGAAGTCAAACGCCTGCGTGCGACAGAACTCGCCGTGGTCGATGATCCCACCATCAAGCAACGCGGCGTCGCCGCCAAAGCCGGCGCCTATGCGGGGACGAAGAAATACGGCGACGCCGCGAATTTGCCAGCGAGCGCGATGAAGAAGAAGGGCGGGTTTTCTTCACCCTCCCCTGGAGGGGGCAGAGGCGAGCAAAGCTCGCTCTCGGGGTCGCGCGCCGCAGGCGCGCGGGGTGGGGTGAAGGGCGCGGGTGGTCCATCGACCTCCAAAGTCCACAAACCCCATCTCGACGAAATGCACGGCCCGGAGTCCCTGCCCTTCCGTCCCGAAGGCGCCAAGCCGCGCAAGCCAGAACTCGGTGGCGGCAGCAAGATCTTCCAGCCGACGGACTCGCGGCAATCAGGCCCCGAGTTCGGCCCGACGCCGCGCTCCAGCGGCGGCGCGCCGGGGCATCGCGGCGGATGGAAGAAGCGGTAG
- a CDS encoding IS1182 family transposase, producing the protein MTNRPFKTGESREQASLLPPRVEDYVEPNNPVRAIESYVCALDLAKLGFRHADRGAEAMGQPPYDPGDLLKLYLYGYINQIRSSRRLEREASRNLELIWLLSNLRPGYRTIANFRKENWAALKAVNRGFVLLVRELGLVGGSVVAIDGSFFHGDASKTSIFTRKRLAEQIARLDLEIEAYGRSIEDNDAAEANEPKKDRADGPGAGSGGDAGDIGAKVSALMAKRSRAEADLARLEASGETQLSVTDPDARLLVKNGQAVAGYNVQSAVDDKHKLIVASEVVNASSDVGQLHAMAKAAKDALEAEALQALADEGYYSSLELKACEDDGITAYVPVPEGNGRLEKQGRFSLKEFSYDPAGNAYRCPAGELLRPMEGRWQNASGRTEIRYASSTKTCGACQLKARCLSPKASRRTIGRWEHEDVLERHRARMQGSRELMRRRSGIVEHPFGTIKCRAGYRHFLVRGFDKVRGEWSLMALCYNLTRVLNILGFEGFIAAVVKALTSRKRPFGAVMNVLQRTLEPFWAQIVPSLSVRLS; encoded by the coding sequence ATGACGAATCGCCCATTCAAGACCGGCGAGAGCCGGGAGCAAGCCAGCCTGCTTCCACCGCGGGTGGAAGACTATGTTGAACCAAACAATCCGGTCCGAGCGATCGAGAGCTACGTTTGCGCCCTGGACCTTGCAAAGCTGGGCTTCCGTCATGCTGACCGAGGCGCGGAAGCAATGGGGCAGCCGCCCTACGATCCGGGCGATCTGCTGAAGCTCTACCTTTACGGATATATCAACCAGATCAGGTCGTCTCGGCGGCTGGAGCGAGAGGCGAGCCGCAATCTGGAACTGATCTGGCTGCTCAGTAACCTGAGGCCTGGTTATCGAACGATCGCCAACTTCCGCAAGGAGAACTGGGCGGCGCTGAAGGCGGTGAACCGCGGCTTCGTGCTGCTGGTTCGCGAGCTTGGACTGGTCGGCGGCAGTGTTGTAGCGATCGACGGCTCGTTCTTCCACGGCGATGCCAGCAAGACGAGTATCTTTACGCGCAAGAGGCTTGCCGAACAGATCGCCAGGCTGGACCTGGAGATCGAGGCTTACGGCAGGTCGATCGAAGACAATGATGCAGCGGAAGCCAACGAACCAAAGAAGGATCGCGCCGACGGTCCAGGTGCTGGCAGCGGAGGGGACGCCGGCGATATCGGCGCCAAAGTATCGGCGCTGATGGCGAAGCGCTCGCGCGCCGAGGCCGATCTGGCTCGGCTAGAAGCAAGCGGCGAGACGCAGTTGTCCGTGACCGATCCGGACGCCCGGCTTCTGGTCAAGAACGGTCAGGCCGTTGCGGGCTACAATGTGCAGAGCGCCGTCGACGACAAACACAAGCTCATTGTCGCAAGCGAAGTGGTGAACGCCAGCAGCGATGTCGGCCAGCTTCACGCGATGGCAAAGGCGGCAAAAGACGCCCTTGAAGCCGAGGCTCTGCAGGCGTTGGCCGACGAGGGCTATTACAGCAGTCTCGAACTGAAGGCGTGCGAGGATGACGGCATCACGGCCTATGTACCGGTGCCGGAGGGCAACGGGCGGCTCGAGAAGCAAGGCCGCTTCAGCCTCAAGGAGTTCAGCTACGATCCCGCAGGCAATGCTTACCGTTGTCCGGCCGGCGAATTGCTGCGTCCGATGGAGGGCCGCTGGCAGAACGCCAGTGGCCGGACCGAGATCCGCTATGCGAGCAGCACCAAGACCTGCGGGGCCTGCCAGCTAAAGGCCCGTTGTCTGAGTCCGAAAGCATCTCGGCGGACCATCGGTCGTTGGGAGCACGAAGATGTTCTCGAACGTCATCGCGCGCGGATGCAAGGTAGCCGCGAGCTGATGCGCCGTCGCTCGGGGATTGTCGAGCATCCCTTCGGCACCATCAAATGCCGCGCCGGCTATCGTCACTTCCTGGTCCGCGGCTTCGACAAGGTCCGCGGTGAATGGAGCCTGATGGCGCTCTGCTACAACTTGACCCGCGTGCTCAACATTCTCGGCTTCGAAGGCTTCATTGCAGCCGTGGTAAAGGCACTCACGTCGCGCAAACGCCCCTTTGGCGCGGTCATGAATGTCCTACAGCGCACCCTGGAGCCGTTCTGGGCGCAAATCGTCCCAAGTCTCTCTGTCCGATTGTCCTAA
- a CDS encoding nuclear transport factor 2 family protein, whose product MTAELNRKRVLNFLEVFYSADIDGALARCTDDIEFTANAPVDLLPHMGHRQGKAAMREMWTAVHGRYSEMRWEVPTLVAEGDKVAAHIRVFFRKRSNRRMVQFDIASFFTLRDGLIAQIREIIDTFDLIEQVLERDVSAVLTGKTEEI is encoded by the coding sequence ATGACCGCGGAGCTCAACCGTAAGCGCGTGCTGAATTTCCTCGAAGTGTTCTATTCCGCCGACATCGACGGCGCGCTGGCGCGCTGCACCGACGACATCGAATTCACCGCCAACGCCCCGGTCGATTTGCTGCCGCATATGGGCCATCGCCAGGGCAAGGCCGCGATGCGCGAGATGTGGACGGCCGTTCACGGCAGGTATTCCGAGATGCGCTGGGAGGTTCCGACCCTGGTCGCCGAAGGTGACAAGGTGGCTGCACATATTCGCGTGTTCTTCCGCAAGCGCAGCAACCGGCGAATGGTGCAGTTCGACATCGCCTCCTTTTTCACGCTGCGCGATGGCCTGATCGCCCAGATCCGGGAAATCATCGACACCTTCGATCTGATCGAACAGGTGCTGGAGCGCGACGTGTCGGCGGTGCTGACCGGGAAGACGGAAGAGATCTAG
- a CDS encoding nuclear transport factor 2 family protein has protein sequence MTEHSLWRFSRALHRAINERQPADLEALLDDDVDWAIYGPIDMFPFFGSRRGKAAVIEVIRQISENVRVHRFDRESIMLGVDSAASMMRYSLTALDSNKPISLRIAHFAQFRAGRLTNFRVLVDTFDLVEQTVGYPIHLPRMAV, from the coding sequence ATGACAGAGCACAGTCTCTGGCGTTTCTCACGCGCGTTGCATCGCGCGATCAACGAGCGCCAGCCTGCCGACCTCGAAGCCCTGCTCGACGACGACGTCGATTGGGCGATCTATGGCCCGATCGACATGTTTCCGTTCTTCGGATCGCGCCGCGGCAAAGCGGCCGTGATCGAGGTGATCCGGCAGATCTCCGAGAACGTCCGCGTCCATCGCTTCGACCGCGAATCGATCATGCTGGGGGTGGATTCGGCAGCCTCGATGATGCGCTATTCGTTGACGGCGCTGGATTCCAACAAGCCTATCAGCCTGCGGATCGCGCATTTCGCGCAGTTCAGGGCCGGCCGGCTGACCAATTTCCGCGTTCTGGTCGACACCTTCGACCTGGTCGAGCAGACCGTCGGCTACCCGATCCACCTGCCGCGCATGGCGGTCTAG
- a CDS encoding MaoC family dehydratase, protein MRFFEDMEIGVRREVGSFTFTAEQIKKFAAQFDPQAFHLDEEAGRKSLFGGLAASGWHVGSVCMKLMVADGQRMSKEAAARGEEIAVWGPSPGFRELRWIKPVLAGDTISFSSVIEAKRTSEKRPEWGILQARNTGTNQRGELVYSFLATAFVPRRNAGA, encoded by the coding sequence ATGCGTTTCTTCGAGGATATGGAAATCGGCGTGCGGCGCGAAGTGGGATCGTTCACCTTCACCGCCGAACAGATCAAGAAATTCGCGGCGCAATTCGATCCGCAGGCCTTTCACCTCGACGAGGAGGCGGGCCGGAAATCCCTGTTCGGCGGATTGGCCGCGTCAGGCTGGCACGTCGGATCGGTGTGCATGAAGCTGATGGTGGCCGACGGCCAGCGCATGAGCAAGGAAGCGGCCGCGCGCGGCGAGGAGATCGCGGTCTGGGGGCCGTCGCCGGGTTTTCGCGAGCTGCGCTGGATCAAGCCGGTATTGGCCGGCGACACCATCAGCTTTTCCAGCGTCATCGAAGCGAAGCGCACTTCGGAGAAGCGTCCCGAATGGGGCATCCTGCAGGCCCGCAATACCGGCACCAACCAGCGCGGCGAGCTTGTCTATTCGTTCCTTGCGACCGCCTTCGTGCCGCGACGGAACGCCGGCGCCTGA
- a CDS encoding MaoC family dehydratase, which produces MTTLTFEDFKPGHFGTYGPRHVTREEILAFAGEYDPQPMHLDEEAAKASMLKGLSGSGWHLCSLLMRMMFDGFISRTASMGSPGVNELRWLAPLRPGDDLMADIEVAEARVSRSRPDTGIVTFKSVVRNAAGVTLCEMVSPIIVRRADAAAE; this is translated from the coding sequence ATGACAACGCTCACCTTCGAAGACTTCAAGCCCGGCCACTTCGGCACGTACGGTCCGCGCCATGTGACGCGCGAGGAGATTCTGGCTTTCGCCGGGGAATACGACCCGCAACCGATGCATCTCGACGAAGAGGCCGCCAAGGCGTCGATGCTGAAAGGCCTGTCCGGTTCGGGCTGGCACCTTTGCTCGCTGCTGATGCGGATGATGTTCGACGGCTTCATCAGCCGCACCGCGTCGATGGGGTCGCCCGGCGTCAACGAATTGCGCTGGCTGGCGCCGCTGCGGCCGGGTGACGATCTGATGGCCGACATCGAGGTGGCGGAAGCCAGGGTTTCGCGCAGCCGCCCGGATACCGGCATCGTAACGTTCAAGAGTGTGGTCCGCAACGCGGCCGGCGTGACGCTGTGCGAGATGGTGTCGCCGATCATCGTGCGCCGCGCCGATGCGGCGGCGGAGTAG
- a CDS encoding DUF4282 domain-containing protein, giving the protein MFDFQDLFQWDRFITPTIIKTFYWLVIGLIILFGISGIFSGLAAMAISPFGGFILLLSSIAGVVVGIVFSRIAAEFILIVFRINEHLGAIRDQGQMR; this is encoded by the coding sequence ATGTTCGATTTTCAGGATCTGTTTCAGTGGGACCGCTTCATCACGCCCACGATCATCAAGACGTTCTACTGGCTGGTGATCGGATTGATCATCCTGTTCGGCATCTCCGGAATTTTTTCGGGCCTGGCCGCGATGGCGATCAGCCCGTTCGGCGGCTTCATCCTGCTGCTGTCCTCGATCGCCGGCGTCGTGGTCGGCATCGTGTTTTCGCGCATCGCCGCGGAGTTCATCCTGATCGTATTCCGCATCAACGAGCATCTCGGCGCGATACGGGATCAGGGGCAGATGCGGTGA
- the ychF gene encoding redox-regulated ATPase YchF gives MGFKCGIVGLPNVGKSTLFNALTETAAAQAANYPFCTIEPNVGEVAVPDVRLDKLSDIAKSAQIIPTRLTFVDIAGLVRGASKGEGLGNQFLATIREVDAVAHVVRCFEDSDITHVEGKIAPLADIETIETELMLADLDSLEKRVDNLAKKAKGNDKDAKEQLDLVNRALVLLREGKPARFLERKPEEERAFGMLGLLTSKPVLYVCNVEEGSAKDGNNFSKQVFEHAKKEGAVAVVISAKIESEIATLSREERADFLDTLGLEEAGLDRLIRAGYQLLDLITYFTVGPKEARAWTIHRGTKGPAAAGVIHTDFEKGFIRAETIAYADYVALGGEAGARDGGKLRLEGKEYVVADGDVMHFRFNT, from the coding sequence ATGGGATTCAAATGCGGTATCGTCGGACTGCCCAATGTCGGCAAGTCGACGTTGTTCAACGCGCTGACCGAGACGGCTGCGGCCCAGGCGGCGAATTATCCGTTCTGCACCATCGAGCCGAATGTCGGCGAGGTCGCGGTGCCGGATGTCAGGCTCGACAAACTGTCTGATATCGCCAAGTCGGCGCAGATCATCCCGACGCGGCTGACTTTCGTCGATATCGCAGGGCTGGTGCGCGGCGCCTCCAAGGGCGAAGGCCTCGGCAACCAGTTCCTCGCCACCATCCGCGAGGTCGATGCGGTCGCGCATGTGGTGCGATGTTTTGAGGACTCCGACATCACCCATGTCGAAGGCAAGATCGCGCCATTGGCCGATATCGAGACCATCGAGACCGAGCTGATGCTCGCCGATCTCGACAGCCTCGAGAAGCGGGTCGACAACCTCGCCAAGAAGGCGAAAGGCAACGACAAGGACGCCAAGGAACAGCTCGATCTCGTCAACCGCGCGCTGGTGCTGCTGCGCGAGGGCAAGCCGGCGCGGTTTCTCGAACGCAAGCCGGAAGAAGAGCGCGCCTTCGGCATGCTCGGCCTGCTGACGTCCAAGCCGGTGCTTTACGTCTGCAACGTCGAGGAAGGCTCGGCCAAGGACGGCAATAATTTTTCGAAGCAGGTATTCGAACACGCCAAGAAAGAGGGCGCGGTCGCGGTGGTGATCTCGGCCAAGATCGAATCCGAAATCGCGACGCTGTCACGCGAGGAACGCGCCGATTTCCTCGACACGCTCGGCCTGGAAGAGGCCGGTCTCGACCGCCTGATCCGCGCCGGCTACCAGTTGCTCGACCTCATCACCTATTTCACCGTCGGTCCAAAGGAAGCGCGGGCCTGGACCATCCATCGCGGCACCAAGGGCCCGGCCGCGGCTGGCGTGATCCATACCGATTTCGAAAAGGGCTTCATCCGCGCCGAGACCATCGCCTATGCCGACTATGTCGCGCTCGGCGGCGAAGCCGGCGCCCGCGACGGCGGCAAGCTGCGGCTGGAAGGCAAGGAATACGTCGTCGCGGACGGCGACGTGATGCACTTCCGGTTCAATACCTGA
- the pth gene encoding aminoacyl-tRNA hydrolase — protein MRLFVGLGNPGGKYANNRHNIGFMAVDEIARRHGFGPWRRRFQGETSEGTLDGEKVVLLRPTTFMNESGRAVQEAANFFKLSAGEITVFQDELELPPAKVRVKIGGGIAGHNGLRSISSHIGNEYRRVRLGIGHPGVKELVHSHVLSDFAKSDRPWVEALCEAVADAAALLTTGRDSTFQNKVHLALQARGFFEKGDDGAV, from the coding sequence ATGCGCCTGTTTGTTGGTCTTGGTAATCCCGGCGGAAAGTACGCGAACAACCGCCACAACATCGGGTTCATGGCCGTCGATGAAATTGCGCGGCGTCATGGTTTCGGACCATGGCGCCGCCGTTTTCAGGGCGAGACGTCCGAAGGCACGCTCGATGGCGAGAAGGTCGTTCTGCTTCGGCCGACCACCTTCATGAACGAGTCCGGGCGCGCGGTTCAGGAAGCTGCGAACTTCTTCAAGCTCTCCGCCGGAGAGATCACCGTGTTTCAGGACGAACTCGAACTGCCGCCGGCGAAAGTGCGCGTCAAGATCGGCGGCGGCATTGCCGGCCACAACGGGCTGCGCTCGATCTCCTCGCATATCGGCAACGAGTATCGCCGGGTGCGGCTCGGGATCGGTCATCCCGGCGTCAAGGAACTGGTGCACAGCCACGTGCTGTCGGATTTTGCCAAGAGCGATCGGCCCTGGGTCGAGGCGCTGTGCGAGGCGGTTGCCGACGCTGCTGCGCTGCTCACCACCGGCCGCGACTCGACGTTTCAGAACAAGGTGCATCTGGCGCTGCAGGCCAGGGGATTTTTCGAGAAGGGCGATGACGGCGCCGTGTAA
- a CDS encoding 50S ribosomal protein L25/general stress protein Ctc — protein MATVKELKATARPKIGKGAARAERRAGRVPGVIYGNNLPPTPISVDDAELRQRILAGRFLTTIYDIDLEGKKHRVIPRDFHLDPVRDFPIHVDFMRLGEGATIRVSVPLHVVNGEASPGVKRGGTVNVVTHTIDVECSVDNIPQYIEADAGTLEISHSLHLSDIKLPTGVKSLSREDATLVTIVPPSGYAEEIKAAAAAAAGGAAPAAGAAPAAGAAAAPAAGAAPAAGAKAPAAGAKAPAAGAKAPAGGGDKKK, from the coding sequence ATGGCGACCGTCAAGGAATTGAAGGCGACCGCGCGTCCGAAGATCGGCAAGGGGGCCGCCCGGGCAGAGCGTCGCGCCGGGAGAGTTCCCGGAGTGATCTATGGTAACAACCTGCCCCCCACGCCGATCTCGGTCGACGATGCCGAACTGCGCCAGCGCATTCTGGCCGGCCGGTTCCTCACCACGATTTATGACATCGATCTCGAGGGCAAGAAGCATCGCGTGATTCCGCGCGACTTCCATCTCGATCCGGTGCGCGATTTCCCGATCCATGTCGATTTCATGCGGCTCGGCGAAGGCGCGACCATCCGCGTCAGCGTTCCCCTGCATGTCGTGAACGGCGAAGCCTCCCCCGGCGTCAAACGCGGCGGCACCGTCAACGTCGTCACCCACACCATCGACGTGGAATGCTCGGTCGACAACATTCCGCAGTACATCGAGGCCGACGCCGGCACGCTGGAAATCAGCCACTCGCTGCATTTGTCCGACATCAAGCTGCCGACCGGCGTGAAGTCGCTGTCGCGTGAAGACGCGACGCTGGTGACCATCGTGCCGCCGTCCGGTTACGCCGAAGAAATCAAGGCGGCTGCGGCTGCCGCGGCAGGTGGTGCTGCTCCGGCGGCTGGTGCTGCTCCGGCGGCCGGTGCTGCGGCTGCGCCCGCAGCGGGTGCTGCTCCGGCAGCGGGTGCGAAGGCCCCTGCGGCTGGTGCGAAGGCCCCGGCGGCTGGTGCCAAGGCGCCTGCCGGTGGCGGCGACAAGAAGAAGTAA
- a CDS encoding YdeI/OmpD-associated family protein — protein MVKAKRDLPVIAFRSQQAWEAWLASQPADSKGLWLKLAKKSSGIASVSRQEAIDTALCHGWIDGQLDAFDGEFWLIRFTPRQSASKWSEKNRARALELVKLKRMHAAGLREIDRAKKDGRWDAAYAPQSTAEVPDDLRAALSKNKGAKSFFETLDGANRYAILYRVHTAKKPETRAARIEKFVAMLAEGKTIHPLKARKQV, from the coding sequence ATGGTAAAAGCCAAGCGCGATCTGCCGGTCATTGCGTTCAGATCGCAACAGGCCTGGGAAGCATGGCTGGCGTCGCAGCCTGCGGATTCCAAGGGATTGTGGCTCAAGCTGGCTAAGAAATCGTCCGGAATTGCCAGCGTTTCACGACAGGAAGCGATCGATACGGCGCTCTGCCATGGTTGGATCGATGGCCAGCTCGACGCCTTCGACGGCGAGTTCTGGCTAATCCGCTTCACGCCCCGTCAATCCGCCAGCAAGTGGTCCGAGAAGAACCGCGCGCGGGCGCTTGAACTCGTCAAGCTGAAGCGGATGCATGCCGCGGGATTGCGAGAGATCGACCGCGCCAAAAAAGACGGCCGCTGGGACGCCGCCTATGCGCCGCAGAGCACGGCCGAGGTGCCCGACGATCTCCGCGCCGCGCTTTCGAAGAACAAGGGAGCAAAAAGCTTCTTCGAAACGCTCGACGGCGCCAACCGTTACGCGATCCTTTACCGGGTCCACACCGCCAAGAAGCCGGAGACCCGGGCGGCGCGGATCGAGAAGTTCGTCGCGATGCTGGCCGAGGGCAAGACGATCCATCCCTTGAAGGCCCGAAAACAGGTCTAA
- a CDS encoding accessory factor UbiK family protein — protein MTQTNNRFFDEIGRLMNDAAGAAQGVKREVDAVVRNQAERILRDLDLVKREEFDAVKDMARLAREENEALKTRIAALEAKLG, from the coding sequence ATGACCCAGACCAACAATCGGTTTTTCGACGAGATCGGCCGCTTGATGAACGACGCCGCCGGCGCCGCCCAGGGCGTCAAGCGCGAGGTCGATGCCGTGGTCCGCAACCAGGCCGAGCGGATCCTGCGCGACCTCGACCTCGTCAAGCGCGAGGAGTTCGACGCGGTCAAGGACATGGCGCGCCTGGCGCGCGAGGAAAACGAGGCGCTGAAGACCCGGATCGCGGCCCTTGAAGCCAAGCTCGGGTGA